A part of Pararhizobium sp. A13 genomic DNA contains:
- a CDS encoding glutamate synthase subunit beta, whose product MGKVTGFMEIDRQLAKYQPASDRIRHFREFTIPMSDPEVQKQAARCMDCGIPYCHGPTGCPVHNQIPDWNDLVYNGNWDEAIRNLHSTNNFPEFTGRICPAPCEEACTLNLEDAPVAIKTVEQAIADKAYEMGYIVPQPAVTKTGKKVAIIGSGPAGMASAQQLARAGHEVHVYERESKPGGLLRYGIPDFKMEKNFIDRRVDQMRGEGVTFHCGVNVGVDRTVDSLIDEHDAVLYCGGSETPRNAGIPGVDFAGVHDAMPYLVQQNRRVGRENIDSIGWPSDPILAGGKHVVVVGGGDTASDCVGTAFRQGAVKVTQLDIRPMPPEKEDKLAVWPFWATKMRTSSSQAEGAVREFQVATLEFVGEDGMLTGVKCCQVDERRKPIAGTEFVIKADLAFIAIGFSGPFTDSVLKDLGDKLTINTDRRGSTNVVANDKDYRTSVDKLWVAGDVRRGQSLVVWAIREGRQAARAIDEALMGSTVLPR is encoded by the coding sequence ATGGGTAAGGTTACAGGTTTCATGGAAATCGACCGGCAACTGGCGAAGTACCAGCCGGCGTCCGACCGCATTCGGCATTTCCGCGAATTCACGATCCCGATGTCGGACCCGGAAGTGCAGAAGCAGGCCGCGCGCTGCATGGACTGTGGCATCCCCTATTGCCATGGCCCGACCGGCTGCCCGGTGCACAACCAGATCCCCGACTGGAACGATCTCGTCTACAACGGCAACTGGGACGAGGCGATCCGCAACCTGCATTCGACCAACAATTTCCCGGAATTCACTGGTCGGATCTGCCCGGCTCCTTGCGAGGAGGCCTGCACGCTGAACCTCGAGGATGCGCCCGTCGCGATCAAGACCGTCGAGCAGGCGATCGCCGACAAGGCCTATGAGATGGGCTACATCGTGCCGCAGCCGGCCGTCACGAAGACCGGCAAAAAGGTTGCGATCATCGGTTCCGGCCCGGCCGGCATGGCGTCGGCACAGCAGCTCGCCCGCGCCGGCCATGAGGTTCATGTCTATGAGCGCGAAAGCAAGCCCGGCGGTCTGCTGCGTTACGGCATCCCGGACTTCAAGATGGAAAAGAACTTCATCGACCGTCGCGTCGACCAGATGCGCGGCGAAGGCGTGACGTTCCATTGCGGCGTCAATGTCGGTGTCGACCGCACAGTCGACAGCCTGATAGACGAGCATGATGCCGTGCTTTACTGCGGCGGTTCGGAAACACCGCGCAATGCCGGTATTCCGGGCGTCGATTTCGCCGGCGTGCATGACGCGATGCCCTATCTCGTCCAGCAGAACCGCCGCGTCGGCCGCGAGAACATCGACAGCATCGGCTGGCCGTCCGATCCGATCCTGGCCGGCGGCAAGCATGTCGTCGTCGTCGGCGGTGGTGACACGGCGTCCGACTGCGTCGGCACCGCCTTCCGCCAGGGCGCCGTCAAGGTGACGCAGCTGGATATCCGTCCGATGCCGCCGGAAAAGGAAGACAAGCTCGCCGTCTGGCCGTTCTGGGCGACGAAGATGCGCACTTCGTCCTCCCAGGCCGAAGGCGCCGTGCGCGAGTTCCAGGTGGCAACGCTCGAATTCGTCGGCGAGGACGGGATGCTGACGGGCGTGAAATGCTGCCAGGTCGACGAGCGCCGCAAGCCGATCGCCGGCACGGAATTCGTCATCAAGGCCGATCTCGCCTTCATCGCCATCGGCTTCAGCGGTCCGTTCACCGACAGCGTGCTGAAGGATCTCGGCGACAAGCTGACGATCAACACCGACCGCCGCGGCTCGACCAATGTCGTCGCCAACGACAAGGACTACCGCACTTCGGTCGACAAGCTCTGGGTGGCCGGCGACGTGCGTCGCGGCCAGTCGCTGGTCGTCTGGGCGATCCGCGAAGGCCGTCAGGCGGCCCGCGCCATCGACGAGGCGCTGATGGGCTCGACCGTGCTGCCGCGGTAA